In Chitinophaga sp. HK235, a single window of DNA contains:
- a CDS encoding IS1182 family transposase produces MPKGKTLSVVFKANQQHQAMLFPPEIGDLIAENHPVRVVDDVIEKIDITLLLKRYKAGGTSSYHPRMLLKVLIYAYINNIYSSRKIEEALGQNIHFMWLSGMSKPDHNTINRFRGERLQKVLQPIFTQVVLLLCEEGLLNIKELYTDGTKIESQANRYSFVWSNGIKYSKEKIKQQLNDLWKYAQSVAASELGDDTDPSGYDKIDSEKVSKTIAAINDALKEKPIDKRIRQKLGYAHRNWPSALDKYEQQEQIIGSNRNSYSKTDPAATFMRMKEDHMKNGQLKPAYNLQISTNNQYIVNYSLHQQSTDTSTLISHLLQYIRLYKRVPANITADAGYGSEQNYQWLENRRITAYVKHASFDRNQHRSTKTREMFKAQNLPYNAEKDHYICPAGQRMRRKSTFPKTTKNGYGQTITTYQARTCEGCTLRQMCHDQQTNRIIEVNHNLNRLKELADKRLKGRKGIQKRKQRCHDVESVFANIKHNHGFKRFMLKGMDKVSIEMGLMAMAHNLRKKTA; encoded by the coding sequence ATGCCCAAAGGAAAAACACTATCAGTAGTCTTTAAAGCCAATCAGCAGCACCAGGCTATGCTTTTCCCTCCCGAGATTGGGGATCTGATAGCCGAGAATCACCCAGTTCGTGTGGTGGATGACGTAATAGAAAAGATCGATATAACTTTATTGCTGAAGCGTTATAAAGCAGGAGGAACCAGCAGTTACCATCCCAGGATGTTATTGAAAGTCCTTATTTACGCTTATATAAATAACATTTACAGTAGCCGTAAAATAGAGGAGGCACTAGGCCAGAACATCCACTTTATGTGGCTTAGTGGTATGAGTAAACCCGATCATAATACGATCAACAGGTTCCGTGGTGAACGCTTGCAAAAGGTATTACAACCTATATTCACCCAGGTGGTATTGTTGTTATGCGAAGAAGGCTTACTGAACATAAAAGAACTGTACACTGACGGGACAAAGATAGAATCGCAGGCAAATCGCTACAGTTTTGTATGGAGCAATGGCATTAAGTACAGTAAAGAAAAAATAAAACAGCAGCTTAATGACTTGTGGAAATATGCACAATCAGTGGCAGCTTCAGAATTGGGTGATGATACGGACCCATCCGGATATGACAAAATCGACAGTGAAAAAGTCAGTAAAACAATAGCGGCCATCAATGACGCCCTCAAAGAAAAACCCATAGACAAGCGGATCAGACAAAAGCTGGGATATGCTCACCGTAACTGGCCTTCAGCGTTGGATAAGTATGAGCAACAGGAACAAATAATAGGCTCTAACCGCAATAGCTATAGCAAAACAGATCCCGCCGCTACCTTTATGCGTATGAAGGAAGATCATATGAAGAATGGTCAGCTTAAACCAGCTTATAATCTCCAGATAAGTACTAATAATCAATACATCGTCAATTACAGCCTTCATCAGCAGTCCACGGATACATCAACTTTAATCAGTCATCTCCTGCAGTATATACGGTTATATAAACGAGTGCCCGCCAATATTACAGCGGATGCAGGGTATGGCAGCGAACAGAACTATCAATGGTTGGAAAACAGGAGAATTACGGCTTATGTTAAGCATGCTTCCTTCGATCGCAACCAGCACCGGTCAACTAAAACCAGGGAAATGTTCAAGGCCCAAAACCTACCCTACAATGCTGAAAAGGACCACTATATCTGCCCTGCCGGCCAGCGAATGCGTAGAAAAAGTACGTTCCCAAAAACAACTAAAAACGGGTACGGGCAAACAATAACTACTTATCAAGCCAGAACATGCGAAGGATGTACATTACGGCAGATGTGTCATGATCAACAAACAAATCGCATCATAGAAGTAAATCATAATCTAAATCGTCTTAAGGAGCTGGCTGACAAACGATTAAAAGGAAGAAAAGGAATACAGAAGCGTAAACAACGTTGCCATGACGTGGAATCTGTCTTCGCAAATATTAAGCATAATCATGGCTTTAAAAGATTTATGCTAAAAGGGATGGATAAAGTGTCAATCGAAATGGGATTAATGGCTATGGCACACAATCTTAGAAAGAAAACAGCATAA
- a CDS encoding TonB-dependent receptor codes for MNKFRQTNANLLKRKWWQAGLVLWLLMAGHAHAQSPAMEQPVTLNLSNTNMATVMAEIDRQSDFSFSYDRASLSGVKLSNVHWKAVSLKNVLSELNHTYGILFQVNAHTIAVKTGPNTKQEAGSGTIRGRVVDFETATPLPGATLQLEGTTLGTITDSKGFYQLANVPAGTYTLLTTFVGYQRGIVSRVQVHNNQAASYDIKMQTGGALKEVVIGSGTRKVRAVTHSTEQQLIQEIKGATGVVSGISNELIAKTADRNAAEIVKRISGITVVDDRFIVVRGMNERYNLTYLNGNVAPSTELYNKAFAYDLLPSSVIDKILVYKSPVADLVGDYAGAAVKVFTKNAVPVKHFDIGVQLGYRDGTSMRNVDSHNGGKLDFLGIDDGTRKLPGFSPGVFASNQRVSPNAVPQHEWLNGFSSTLMPGKRYAGPDMQLFANYYNSWQLGKVRLYDLTAVTYTKETAATEMYRQSGNTNAYMLDSVMGQAYGDNNKISIGHQTTETGKINVLENLTLKLNDRHQLALLNFFVNDGKRFTNVSSTIPNALPEYYANQPFRLKQDMTLSFQQRMLYSGNLNGTHFLGAKKQHELTWNLGYTHDLQNVPDQRLLHFVNGDARYPDSLTWIPAGSNVSRSTTYQGMVSRLYIKNLEQVYNGSLDYTFHLQPNLYVKAGGYQLFKVRQVGRRFFRVNRAGLQTNELEAAAGNNDYLKWNTGFGYNNVNLLNYQPSDVPRLWNSHYFPDDNTGLAVYDATTPMDAYTASEQYNAFYLMGDWKAAKERLTLNAGLRMEYDQQRLAGAKDGATGKNTVEMVNVDHKKTILLPSVNISFRPKNMLVFRAGYGRTVNRPDFREITPYTDYDFTRNEEIKGNPRVVTAEIDNLDLRAELYPRNNNEVINVGVFYKHIKHPIEKMRDEVTSDEMHDGWGFNRITYDNSVSANIMGIEAEIKKNLSFIPGNLFKHLSVVLNGTIIKSNTERRQTHDDYAADSLHKSGGPLQGQAPYIVNAGLFYENVATGTKAGLIYNVSGPSIYAKSIRTLADSTANDSYIRPDLLQLPTHLLDLSITQRIIKSLQVKLSIQNLLDQSYRIVEDQNFNQRYDKEVEVERKDGKKYFSGDNIYTRYKPGRYILLQFTYTF; via the coding sequence ATGAACAAATTTAGACAAACCAATGCAAACCTGCTCAAAAGAAAATGGTGGCAGGCAGGGCTGGTATTATGGCTGCTGATGGCAGGCCATGCTCACGCCCAATCTCCGGCCATGGAACAACCGGTAACGCTAAATCTTAGCAATACCAACATGGCCACTGTGATGGCAGAAATAGACCGGCAAAGCGATTTCAGCTTTTCCTACGACCGCGCTTCCCTGAGTGGCGTAAAACTCAGTAATGTACACTGGAAAGCCGTATCACTGAAAAACGTGCTGTCGGAGCTCAACCACACCTATGGCATTCTCTTTCAGGTAAATGCCCATACCATTGCCGTTAAAACAGGCCCCAATACCAAACAGGAGGCCGGCAGCGGCACCATTCGCGGGCGTGTGGTGGATTTTGAAACAGCCACCCCGCTTCCCGGTGCCACCTTACAACTGGAAGGCACCACCCTCGGTACCATCACCGACAGCAAAGGTTTTTATCAGCTGGCCAACGTGCCGGCAGGTACCTATACCCTGCTGACCACTTTCGTGGGATATCAGCGGGGCATCGTTTCCCGGGTACAGGTCCACAATAATCAGGCCGCCTCCTATGACATCAAAATGCAGACCGGTGGAGCCCTGAAGGAAGTAGTGATAGGTAGCGGCACCCGCAAGGTAAGAGCCGTTACCCACAGCACAGAACAACAGCTGATCCAGGAGATCAAAGGTGCCACCGGCGTAGTATCTGGTATCTCCAATGAGCTGATCGCCAAAACTGCCGACCGCAACGCCGCGGAAATCGTGAAACGTATCTCCGGTATCACCGTGGTGGATGACCGTTTTATCGTGGTACGCGGTATGAATGAAAGATATAACCTCACTTACCTGAATGGTAACGTTGCCCCCTCTACGGAGTTGTACAACAAAGCCTTCGCCTACGATCTGCTCCCCAGCAGCGTAATCGATAAAATACTGGTATACAAATCACCGGTGGCCGACCTCGTAGGAGATTATGCCGGTGCTGCCGTAAAGGTGTTCACTAAAAACGCCGTACCTGTAAAACACTTCGACATAGGCGTACAGCTGGGCTACCGCGATGGTACCAGCATGCGCAACGTAGACAGCCACAACGGCGGCAAACTCGACTTCCTCGGCATCGACGATGGTACCCGTAAACTACCGGGATTTTCACCCGGCGTCTTTGCCAGTAATCAACGTGTCAGTCCTAATGCTGTACCCCAACATGAATGGCTCAACGGTTTTTCCTCCACGCTGATGCCCGGCAAACGTTATGCAGGCCCCGATATGCAGCTCTTTGCCAACTATTACAATAGCTGGCAGCTGGGAAAAGTCAGACTGTACGATCTTACCGCTGTCACCTATACGAAGGAAACAGCAGCTACAGAGATGTACCGCCAGTCCGGCAATACCAATGCCTACATGCTCGACAGCGTGATGGGACAGGCATACGGGGATAACAACAAAATATCAATAGGCCACCAGACTACAGAAACCGGTAAAATCAACGTGCTGGAAAACCTCACCTTAAAACTCAATGACCGTCATCAGTTGGCACTACTCAACTTTTTTGTCAACGATGGCAAACGGTTTACGAACGTCAGCAGCACAATACCCAATGCACTGCCCGAATATTATGCGAACCAGCCATTCCGGCTTAAACAGGACATGACCCTCTCCTTTCAACAGCGGATGTTGTATTCCGGCAACCTGAACGGCACCCATTTCCTGGGAGCAAAAAAACAGCATGAACTTACCTGGAATCTGGGATATACACATGACCTGCAAAACGTGCCCGACCAACGGCTGCTGCACTTCGTGAACGGAGATGCCCGATATCCCGACTCCCTCACCTGGATTCCGGCCGGCTCCAACGTCAGCAGATCAACCACCTACCAGGGCATGGTTTCAAGGCTCTATATCAAAAATCTGGAGCAGGTATACAACGGCTCACTGGACTACACTTTTCATCTCCAGCCCAATCTCTACGTAAAAGCCGGCGGGTACCAGCTCTTTAAGGTTAGACAAGTGGGACGCCGTTTCTTTCGGGTGAACAGGGCCGGACTTCAGACAAATGAGCTGGAAGCTGCGGCAGGTAACAATGATTATCTGAAATGGAATACCGGATTTGGTTATAACAATGTCAACCTCCTGAACTACCAGCCATCAGACGTGCCCCGGTTATGGAACAGCCACTACTTCCCCGACGACAATACCGGCCTGGCTGTATACGACGCCACCACACCGATGGACGCCTATACCGCCAGTGAACAGTATAATGCCTTTTACCTGATGGGCGACTGGAAGGCTGCCAAAGAACGCCTCACACTGAATGCCGGCCTGCGCATGGAATATGACCAGCAGCGCCTCGCAGGTGCCAAAGACGGCGCCACCGGAAAAAACACGGTGGAAATGGTCAATGTAGACCATAAAAAAACTATCCTGCTGCCTTCTGTTAATATCAGCTTCCGACCCAAAAACATGCTGGTGTTCCGTGCCGGCTATGGTCGCACCGTCAACCGGCCGGACTTCCGGGAAATAACACCTTACACCGATTACGACTTCACCCGCAATGAAGAGATAAAAGGAAACCCAAGGGTGGTAACTGCCGAAATCGACAACCTCGATCTGCGCGCCGAACTATATCCACGAAATAATAACGAGGTGATCAACGTAGGTGTTTTTTATAAACACATCAAACATCCGATTGAAAAAATGCGGGATGAAGTCACTAGTGATGAGATGCACGATGGATGGGGATTCAACAGGATCACCTATGACAACTCCGTTAGTGCCAACATCATGGGTATTGAAGCTGAAATCAAAAAAAATCTCTCCTTTATCCCAGGCAATCTCTTCAAACACTTGTCTGTAGTCCTGAATGGTACTATCATCAAAAGCAATACAGAAAGGCGCCAAACGCACGACGACTATGCTGCTGACAGTCTACATAAATCAGGTGGTCCTTTACAGGGACAAGCGCCCTATATCGTGAATGCCGGATTGTTCTATGAAAATGTGGCTACCGGCACCAAGGCAGGACTGATATACAATGTGAGCGGCCCCAGTATCTACGCCAAAAGTATTCGTACCCTGGCCGATTCCACCGCTAACGATAGCTATATCCGTCCGGACCTGTTGCAGCTGCCCACACATCTGCTGGACCTCTCCATCACCCAACGTATCATAAAATCACTGCAGGTAAAACTGAGTATCCAGAACCTGCTTGATCAAAGCTACCGCATTGTGGAAGATCAGAATTTTAACCAGCGCTACGACAAAGAAGTAGAAGTGGAAAGAAAAGACGGCAAAAAATACTTCAGTGGCGATAACATCTATACCAGATACAAACCCGGCAGGTATATCCTGCTGCAGTTTACCTACACTTTTTAA
- a CDS encoding LytTR family DNA-binding domain-containing protein has translation MMRCIAVDDEQLVRELLEDNIRQIPFLQLVATCKNALEAMEVLQKESVDLIFLDIQMPRLSGLQFLQSLQHPPLVILVTAYEKYALEGYNLQVVDYLLKPFSFERFLKACNRANELFRLQQTPAPVKTLTDFFVNVEYTQVKIVVEDIEYIEGLKDYIKIYLSSSPKPILTRMTMKAIMEKLPAEAFVRTHKSYLVAVKKITAVKRDLVCVGEKEIPVSDFFKENINRIVAGPEN, from the coding sequence ATGATGCGTTGTATTGCTGTAGATGATGAACAACTGGTCCGGGAACTGCTGGAAGATAATATCCGGCAGATACCTTTCCTGCAGCTGGTGGCTACCTGTAAAAATGCACTGGAGGCCATGGAGGTGTTACAAAAGGAATCTGTAGACCTGATCTTTCTGGATATACAGATGCCACGCCTCAGCGGCCTGCAATTTCTACAGTCGCTGCAACATCCGCCGCTGGTGATTCTGGTGACTGCCTATGAAAAATATGCCCTGGAAGGTTATAATCTGCAGGTGGTGGATTATCTGCTGAAACCCTTCAGCTTCGAGCGTTTCCTCAAAGCCTGTAATCGCGCCAACGAACTATTCCGTTTACAACAAACACCTGCCCCTGTTAAAACGTTGACTGACTTTTTTGTCAATGTGGAATACACGCAGGTGAAAATCGTTGTAGAAGATATTGAATATATAGAAGGATTAAAAGACTACATCAAAATCTACCTGTCATCTTCTCCCAAACCCATACTCACGCGCATGACCATGAAAGCGATCATGGAGAAATTGCCTGCTGAAGCTTTTGTCCGCACTCATAAATCCTACCTGGTAGCTGTGAAAAAAATTACGGCTGTCAAGCGTGATCTGGTTTGTGTGGGTGAAAAGGAAATTCCTGTTAGTGATTTTTTCAAGGAGAACATCAATCGTATTGTAGCAGGCCCTGAAAATTAA
- a CDS encoding sensor histidine kinase, with protein MKVFPTSAYINVILHALIWGMLLFLPYAVSSAESNYSIGPIPGPFFTIAGVIHMAIFYGNAFYLYPRLMNRRYWWLYIIAVLLMLIASFQLKYRIMVWWFPGLLQNTAAYRFVFGPSIAVFIISLVYRKILDRIYEEKKQKEKEAAQLATELKFLRSQISPHFLFNVLTNLVSLARKKSDRLETSLIMLSELMRYMLYDAGGAKVALSKEVAYLNSYIALQQLRFGSDVTIVCDTPPPAALEGHMIEPMLLIPFVENAFKHGTGVLQPVIHIRLSVKEDVLTFEVENQYDPVQDISKDESSGIGLANVKSRLELLYRHHYQLKIDDDHNRFYINLTLKLI; from the coding sequence ATGAAAGTATTCCCGACATCCGCATATATTAACGTGATACTGCACGCGCTCATCTGGGGCATGCTGTTGTTCCTGCCGTATGCAGTATCTTCCGCTGAAAGTAATTATAGCATAGGCCCTATTCCCGGACCTTTTTTCACCATTGCCGGTGTGATCCATATGGCCATATTTTATGGCAATGCCTTTTATCTGTATCCACGGCTGATGAACCGGCGTTATTGGTGGCTGTATATAATTGCCGTTCTCCTGATGCTGATAGCGTCTTTTCAGCTGAAGTACCGTATTATGGTGTGGTGGTTTCCGGGGTTGCTGCAGAACACGGCTGCCTATCGTTTTGTATTTGGGCCCTCTATCGCAGTGTTTATTATCAGTCTCGTATACCGAAAGATACTCGACCGCATATACGAAGAAAAAAAGCAGAAAGAAAAAGAGGCCGCGCAGCTGGCCACAGAACTGAAGTTTCTGCGCTCACAGATCAGCCCGCATTTTCTTTTTAATGTGCTGACCAACCTGGTATCATTGGCCCGAAAAAAGTCCGACAGACTGGAGACTTCCCTGATCATGCTGTCTGAGCTGATGCGTTATATGTTGTATGATGCAGGTGGAGCCAAAGTGGCGCTGTCAAAGGAAGTTGCCTATCTCAACAGTTATATTGCCTTGCAGCAGCTTCGTTTTGGCAGCGATGTAACGATCGTATGTGATACTCCTCCACCAGCCGCGCTGGAAGGCCACATGATAGAACCCATGCTGCTCATCCCTTTTGTGGAAAACGCTTTCAAACATGGTACAGGTGTACTGCAACCTGTTATTCATATCCGGCTGTCTGTTAAGGAAGATGTGCTTACCTTTGAAGTAGAGAATCAATACGATCCGGTACAGGATATCAGTAAGGATGAAAGTTCCGGTATAGGACTGGCCAATGTGAAATCAAGACTGGAACTGCTGTACCGCCATCATTACCAACTGAAGATCGATGACGATCATAACCGGTTTTATATTAACCTAACGTTGAAGCTTATATGA
- a CDS encoding TonB-dependent siderophore receptor, which produces MAKYIRWIFLTMLPTIVNAQGLPKDSAGKVPQDTVLRGTSRSLKQVTVSAGAFEASDKAKGASLTPMDALTVAGNNGDLSQALRSLPGVQQIGEQEGLFVRGGTSDETKQFIDGTLFKYPNYPAVPGIPQGARINPFLFKGILFSSGGYSALYGQAMSSALILESVDLPEKSSASLYLFPSNQGAGLQHLAKDNRSSYGLGFNYSNQSLYNSLVPHIPDYFLGPAYVEGNANFRIKTGRTGMLKVYTVWSHSAVGMYNPDIDSAGLRSGYQVKGDNFYTNLSYRNSFGEHWKMETGLAYSYNKMNTIRSLVDEAKNMVVLPELPFLAKNASSNIGSDFAQARVVFTRFLPGAQAIRFGAEHFYTKDKGYTNDSAIALTDQLSAAFAEGDIYIARNVAAKAGFRLEHTSLLKQWSLAPRLSIGWRLSEESQLNLAYGIFYQEPLNDFLYHNRTLSLSQAAHYVLNYTRRAHNRFFRVEAYYKTYDHLVRLLPQSVSNGNGYAKGVELFFRDKKTFKNMDYWVTYTFLDTKRGYLNFPMELKPGFASPHTMTIAVKKFFPDISTGVNVSYALAAGRPYYDIRFNNGWQLYDQGTTKPYSVVNLHLSHLVSLFPKWKHKDFSGFALGVNNLLGTKQVFGYNYSYNGQHRVPIMLPSSRTYFVGFFMTLGIDRTDDFINNNL; this is translated from the coding sequence ATGGCAAAATATATCAGATGGATTTTTCTGACAATGCTACCCACCATTGTCAATGCACAAGGCCTCCCTAAAGACAGTGCCGGCAAAGTGCCGCAGGACACCGTTCTCCGGGGTACCTCCCGTTCACTGAAACAGGTGACTGTGAGTGCCGGCGCTTTTGAAGCCAGCGATAAGGCCAAGGGGGCTTCTCTCACTCCCATGGATGCGTTGACGGTGGCGGGCAACAATGGAGACCTTTCCCAGGCATTGCGGTCATTACCTGGTGTTCAACAGATTGGAGAGCAGGAAGGCCTTTTTGTAAGAGGCGGCACCAGCGACGAAACCAAACAGTTTATAGACGGTACGTTGTTTAAATATCCCAACTACCCGGCAGTGCCTGGCATTCCGCAAGGTGCACGTATCAACCCCTTCCTGTTTAAAGGAATACTGTTCAGCTCCGGAGGTTATTCCGCCCTGTACGGACAGGCCATGAGCAGTGCCCTGATACTGGAAAGTGTAGACCTGCCGGAGAAGTCCTCTGCCAGCCTGTATCTGTTCCCTTCCAATCAGGGCGCGGGTCTGCAGCACCTCGCCAAAGACAACCGCAGTAGTTACGGGCTGGGTTTCAACTACTCCAATCAGTCATTGTATAATTCGCTGGTGCCACATATTCCGGATTATTTTCTCGGTCCTGCTTATGTGGAAGGCAACGCCAACTTCCGTATTAAAACAGGCCGTACCGGTATGCTCAAAGTATATACGGTATGGAGCCACAGCGCAGTAGGTATGTACAATCCGGATATCGACAGTGCCGGGCTACGCTCCGGATATCAGGTGAAAGGAGATAATTTTTATACCAACCTGAGTTACCGCAATTCCTTTGGCGAACACTGGAAAATGGAAACAGGGCTGGCTTACAGCTATAACAAAATGAATACGATACGCAGCCTGGTGGATGAAGCAAAAAATATGGTTGTGCTGCCGGAACTGCCTTTCCTGGCTAAAAACGCCAGCAGTAATATCGGTTCCGACTTTGCCCAGGCAAGAGTGGTTTTCACCCGCTTTCTGCCAGGGGCACAGGCAATCCGGTTTGGGGCAGAACATTTTTATACTAAAGATAAAGGCTATACGAATGACAGTGCCATAGCACTCACAGATCAGCTGTCAGCTGCCTTTGCAGAAGGAGATATTTATATCGCCCGTAATGTGGCGGCCAAAGCGGGTTTTCGGCTGGAGCATACTTCTCTCTTAAAACAATGGTCGCTGGCACCGAGATTAAGTATCGGCTGGAGGTTGAGTGAAGAAAGCCAGCTAAATCTGGCCTATGGCATATTCTACCAGGAACCGCTCAACGACTTTTTATATCATAACAGAACCTTGTCTCTTTCCCAAGCTGCTCATTACGTACTCAACTATACCAGGCGGGCCCATAACCGGTTTTTCCGTGTGGAAGCCTATTACAAAACCTATGATCATCTGGTCAGGCTGCTGCCACAAAGTGTATCTAACGGTAACGGATATGCGAAAGGAGTTGAATTGTTTTTCCGCGATAAAAAAACGTTTAAAAATATGGACTACTGGGTTACCTACACTTTCCTGGACACCAAAAGGGGTTATCTCAATTTTCCGATGGAGCTGAAGCCTGGCTTTGCTTCGCCTCATACCATGACCATCGCCGTGAAGAAGTTTTTCCCGGACATTTCCACCGGTGTGAACGTGTCCTATGCATTAGCGGCGGGAAGGCCTTACTACGATATCCGTTTCAACAACGGCTGGCAGTTGTATGATCAGGGAACTACAAAGCCATATAGTGTAGTGAATCTGCATCTCTCCCATCTTGTTTCTTTATTCCCTAAGTGGAAGCATAAGGATTTCTCCGGTTTTGCACTGGGTGTGAATAACCTGCTGGGTACCAAACAGGTGTTTGGCTACAACTACAGTTACAACGGTCAGCATAGGGTGCCGATAATGTTGCCGTCCAGCAGAACGTATTTCGTGGGCTTCTTTATGACGCTGGGAATAGACCGTACTGATGATTTTATCAACAATAATTTATAA
- a CDS encoding DUF4397 domain-containing protein, with the protein MNKFTQLLLIILAGLLHACNKDVTLPDETAKGQISFYFASTALTNGAEARGSKGYLVLIDSRDSSYRPSKDIFSSIYPFLYNPSQRSTTYPQTKTSWIQFMALDAGQHQLFLKDTSSRLLDSVKFTLDADKPAMVFYGDSIGNYSHIIVADPFVADTGKIGIRIINLSPFTGPVYMTLNKVVPSALPAYTQYMDHTGFLPLALSTPQTFNIKVYRYGDDKNFLTRGTLEAIPGHAYTLIISGYSDNNPGGYNDPLTGARRPISNNFSLSVTKTF; encoded by the coding sequence ATGAATAAGTTTACCCAACTTCTGTTAATAATACTCGCCGGCCTGCTGCATGCCTGTAACAAGGACGTTACACTCCCGGATGAAACAGCAAAGGGACAGATCAGCTTTTACTTTGCCTCCACAGCACTAACCAATGGGGCTGAAGCAAGGGGCTCCAAAGGTTACCTGGTATTGATAGACAGCCGCGACAGCAGCTATCGTCCGTCTAAAGATATCTTCTCCTCCATTTATCCTTTTCTGTATAATCCATCTCAAAGATCAACCACTTACCCGCAAACGAAGACCAGCTGGATTCAATTTATGGCACTGGATGCCGGCCAGCATCAGTTGTTCCTTAAAGACACCTCCTCCCGTTTGCTGGACAGTGTGAAATTTACGCTGGATGCAGACAAACCGGCGATGGTATTTTATGGCGACAGCATCGGTAATTACAGCCATATCATTGTTGCCGATCCGTTTGTTGCCGACACCGGCAAAATCGGTATCAGGATTATTAATCTCAGCCCGTTTACCGGTCCGGTGTATATGACCCTGAACAAAGTCGTCCCCTCCGCCTTGCCAGCATATACCCAATACATGGACCATACCGGATTTCTACCGCTCGCATTGAGTACACCACAAACCTTCAACATCAAAGTATACCGGTATGGTGATGATAAAAATTTTCTCACCCGTGGTACACTGGAAGCTATTCCCGGTCACGCCTATACGCTGATAATCAGTGGTTATTCGGATAATAACCCAGGAGGCTACAACGATCCCCTGACCGGTGCCAGAAGGCCCATCAGTAACAACTTCTCTCTTTCCGTCACAAAAACATTCTAA
- a CDS encoding rhomboid family intramembrane serine protease → MNDIGIVTLVLTLLNLVVSYKGFKNTAFYYNHSFIVDEILIHKEYGRLVTSGFLHTSWMHLIFNMMSLCFFSGAVEAVLGIKYFLFIYMTSMVGGNLLLLFVHRHHGDYSAVGASGAVCGIIFASIALFPGMGIGFFGIPLYIPGWIYGAGYTLYTIMKIKSNNDSTAHEAHLGGAFIGLLFAICLHPKVVTENYLPLLAMILPCLVFLYVLFRKPHVLLTSNSTVKQYRNIDDLYNQQRSIQQQEIDTILEKIHHNGINSLSEEERLKLQQYAER, encoded by the coding sequence ATGAATGATATCGGCATTGTAACCCTGGTATTGACCCTGTTGAATCTGGTAGTGTCCTATAAAGGATTTAAAAACACCGCTTTTTATTACAACCATTCTTTTATTGTAGATGAAATACTGATCCACAAGGAATATGGACGTCTGGTTACTTCCGGCTTCCTGCATACCAGCTGGATGCATCTGATTTTTAACATGATGTCGCTCTGTTTTTTCAGTGGGGCAGTGGAAGCGGTGTTAGGCATCAAATATTTTCTGTTCATTTATATGACCAGCATGGTAGGTGGTAACCTGTTGTTGTTGTTTGTTCATCGTCATCATGGGGATTATAGTGCTGTAGGCGCATCCGGAGCGGTATGTGGTATCATCTTCGCGTCCATCGCACTGTTTCCGGGCATGGGCATCGGATTCTTCGGCATACCGTTGTATATCCCCGGCTGGATATACGGTGCCGGATATACGCTGTATACCATCATGAAGATTAAATCAAATAATGACAGTACGGCGCATGAGGCCCACCTGGGAGGTGCTTTCATCGGACTGCTCTTTGCCATATGCTTGCATCCGAAAGTGGTAACGGAAAACTATCTGCCTTTACTGGCGATGATACTACCTTGTCTGGTGTTCCTGTATGTGCTCTTCCGTAAGCCACATGTACTGCTTACCAGTAACAGTACAGTAAAGCAATACCGGAACATCGACGATCTGTATAATCAGCAGCGGTCCATACAACAACAGGAAATAGATACTATACTTGAAAAGATCCATCACAATGGTATTAACAGTCTTTCTGAAGAAGAACGACTGAAATTGCAACAGTACGCTGAGAGATAA